In the Prochlorococcus sp. MIT 1307 genome, one interval contains:
- a CDS encoding RibD family protein, which yields MKTPWVRLVLAISLDGRIALPHGGKAHLGGKGDIRVLEEALAWSDGTLIGGGTLRCHCQTCLIHNDDLLKKRQSEGRSPQPVAVVVSSQKKFCYSWPFFQQPIERWLVNTSHLPQQSAESGRYEREFLLQPNWSETLAELAYAGLSRLVLLGGAQLVGSLLQADAVDELQLTMTPKIIGGNFNWVPNDLNNLPLRLAADNAWYLKGNKSLEGNELLVQYIRNRSSH from the coding sequence TTGAAAACTCCTTGGGTCAGACTTGTATTAGCTATTAGCCTTGATGGACGCATTGCTCTACCTCATGGAGGCAAAGCCCACCTGGGCGGGAAGGGAGATATTCGAGTATTAGAAGAAGCTCTTGCTTGGTCTGACGGAACACTTATCGGAGGAGGAACTCTACGTTGTCATTGCCAAACATGCCTAATACATAATGATGATTTACTGAAAAAACGACAATCCGAAGGGCGATCTCCTCAACCGGTTGCTGTTGTAGTAAGTAGCCAAAAAAAATTTTGTTATAGCTGGCCTTTTTTTCAGCAGCCAATCGAACGATGGCTGGTTAATACAAGCCATCTTCCCCAGCAGAGTGCAGAGTCTGGAAGATATGAGCGTGAATTCCTTCTGCAACCCAACTGGTCAGAAACACTTGCTGAACTTGCCTATGCAGGATTGTCGCGTTTAGTTCTACTTGGTGGTGCACAACTAGTTGGTTCTTTATTGCAAGCTGATGCGGTAGACGAGTTACAACTCACCATGACGCCAAAGATCATTGGAGGAAACTTCAATTGGGTACCTAATGATTTAAATAATCTCCCATTACGCCTTGCGGCAGATAATGCTTGGTATCTCAAAGGCAATAAATCACTCGAGGGCAATGAATTACTAGTCCAATACATACGCAATCGTTCTTCCCATTAA
- a CDS encoding GNAT family N-acetyltransferase encodes MANLIARWHQSLNEIPEHHWEDLVGNHINPFFRWKWLSALETSNSICARQGWQPLHLVLWREETPIAVAPLYLKAHSYGEFVFDQVFARLAEELSLNYYPKLIGMSPLSPVEGYRFFYAQNENTQELTNLMMETIDRFAISNGINSCNFLYVDSAWRELAEATNCARWVNQKSLWLAEGSKSFSEYLKKFNSNQRRNIKRERKAVENAGVKVEVITGDQINKPIMELMHNFYEQHCARWGAWGSKYLSKNFFEELSTPGLKNYLVLFNAHQHDSKDPIAMSLCIKDRNMLWGRYWGSKKEIDCLHFEVCYYSPISWALKQGITHFDPGAGGSHKRRRGFIAQENISLHRWYDKRMDTLIRPWLKKVNKIMALEIESQNNELPFRIDAPTLSAKN; translated from the coding sequence ATGGCCAACCTCATAGCTCGTTGGCACCAATCTCTCAATGAAATCCCAGAGCATCATTGGGAAGATCTTGTGGGCAATCACATTAATCCATTCTTTCGATGGAAATGGCTTAGTGCACTAGAAACATCTAACAGTATTTGTGCTCGGCAGGGTTGGCAACCATTACATTTAGTGTTGTGGCGTGAAGAAACCCCTATTGCAGTTGCCCCTCTATATCTCAAAGCACACAGCTATGGAGAATTTGTTTTTGATCAAGTCTTTGCAAGGTTAGCTGAGGAACTAAGCCTCAACTATTACCCAAAATTAATAGGAATGAGCCCATTAAGTCCTGTAGAAGGCTATCGTTTTTTTTACGCCCAAAATGAAAATACTCAAGAACTAACAAATCTAATGATGGAGACAATCGATAGATTTGCTATTAGCAATGGAATCAATAGCTGCAATTTTCTTTATGTAGATTCAGCATGGAGAGAATTAGCCGAAGCTACAAATTGTGCTAGATGGGTCAACCAGAAGAGTCTTTGGCTCGCAGAAGGGAGCAAGAGCTTTTCTGAATATCTGAAAAAATTTAATTCAAATCAAAGACGGAATATAAAAAGAGAAAGAAAAGCTGTTGAAAATGCTGGAGTAAAGGTTGAAGTCATTACTGGGGATCAAATCAATAAGCCAATTATGGAACTTATGCATAACTTTTATGAGCAACATTGTGCCAGATGGGGAGCTTGGGGTAGCAAATATCTTTCAAAAAATTTTTTTGAAGAACTCTCAACTCCAGGCCTAAAAAATTACCTTGTACTGTTCAATGCACATCAACATGATTCAAAAGATCCAATCGCTATGTCCTTATGCATTAAAGATAGAAACATGTTATGGGGGAGATACTGGGGGAGTAAGAAAGAAATTGATTGCCTACACTTTGAGGTATGTTACTACTCACCAATTAGCTGGGCTTTAAAGCAAGGTATAACCCACTTTGATCCAGGGGCAGGTGGAAGTCACAAGCGAAGAAGAGGCTTCATTGCACAAGAAAATATAAGTTTACATCGTTGGTATGATAAAAGAATGGATACTTTGATTAGACCCTGGCTAAAAAAAGTCAATAAGATCATGGCACTAGAAATCGAATCTCAAAATAATGAATTACCATTTAGAATTGATGCCCCAACACTATCAGCTAAAAATTAA
- a CDS encoding DUF4346 domain-containing protein, with protein sequence MASKQITLQEAVDRIQILDEKLSHRLISLDPSGYFIIKLDHASKEIVVEHYSNDIDDLGRAIDPETGKPLDCKGERKRMPSKTFRGKSAKEIGIHLTEGVGPYLVSKLDHALYLGRELQKAEGCLLNTKQYIQD encoded by the coding sequence ATGGCCTCAAAGCAAATCACACTTCAAGAGGCTGTTGATCGAATTCAGATACTGGACGAAAAATTATCACATCGACTCATCTCCCTTGACCCAAGTGGTTATTTTATAATCAAGTTAGATCACGCCTCTAAAGAGATTGTGGTCGAACATTACTCAAACGATATCGACGATCTCGGCAGAGCAATTGATCCCGAAACAGGAAAGCCCCTTGACTGTAAAGGAGAGAGAAAAAGAATGCCAAGTAAGACGTTTAGAGGAAAAAGTGCCAAAGAGATTGGCATACACCTTACAGAAGGTGTTGGCCCATACTTAGTAAGCAAATTAGACCATGCCCTATATCTTGGCAGAGAACTCCAAAAAGCTGAAGGATGTCTTCTAAATACAAAGCAATACATTCAGGATTAA
- the rimO gene encoding 30S ribosomal protein S12 methylthiotransferase RimO, giving the protein MTTPDSRPSLPRNQTALNQRKPSVAFAHLGCEKNRVDTEHMLGLISEAGYGVSANTKDAAVVVVNTCSFIQEAREESIRTLVDFADQGKQLIIAGCLAQHFQEELLQSLPEAKAIVGTGDYQHIVDVLQRVELGEIVNQVSQTPTFVGDEHLPRFRTTGQAVAYLKVAEGCDYRCSFCIIPKLRGNQRSRSIESIVAEAHQLAYQGVKELILISQITTNYGIDLYGEPSLAKLLRALGEVDIPWIRIHYAYPTGLTSDVLAAYQEVPNVLPYLDLPLQHSHPDLLKAMNRPWQMDVNSLLLDQIRDQLPDAVLRTTLIVGFPGETEAHFDHLAGFVGEQCFDHVGVFTFSAEEGTKAATLSAQVSPQVAQARKDKIMTIQQPIAEAKNRSWVGRTVDILVEKVNSQSGQMIGRCSRFAPEVDGEVFLQPGVGEFNVKEGMMLTALITGADVYDLTGHLVGVEEMVNAARDQN; this is encoded by the coding sequence ATGACAACTCCTGACTCTCGGCCTAGCCTTCCGAGAAATCAAACTGCATTAAATCAACGAAAACCTTCCGTAGCTTTTGCACATTTAGGTTGCGAAAAAAATCGGGTTGATACCGAGCACATGCTGGGCTTGATATCAGAAGCGGGATATGGGGTAAGTGCTAATACAAAGGATGCGGCTGTTGTGGTCGTCAACACATGTAGCTTTATCCAAGAAGCTAGAGAGGAATCAATTCGCACTCTTGTTGATTTTGCAGATCAAGGCAAACAATTAATTATTGCTGGCTGTCTAGCTCAACATTTTCAAGAAGAACTTTTGCAATCGCTCCCAGAAGCTAAGGCAATTGTTGGAACAGGTGACTATCAACATATTGTTGACGTACTGCAAAGAGTTGAGTTAGGTGAAATAGTCAATCAAGTGAGTCAGACGCCAACCTTTGTTGGTGACGAGCATCTGCCACGTTTTCGTACTACAGGTCAAGCAGTTGCATATTTAAAGGTTGCTGAAGGATGCGATTATCGTTGTTCGTTTTGCATTATTCCCAAACTTCGTGGAAACCAAAGAAGTCGTTCAATAGAGTCAATCGTTGCAGAAGCTCATCAACTGGCTTATCAGGGAGTAAAGGAATTGATTTTGATAAGTCAGATCACTACTAACTACGGAATAGATTTGTACGGCGAGCCTTCTCTTGCCAAGCTTTTAAGAGCACTGGGAGAAGTAGATATCCCTTGGATACGTATTCATTATGCCTACCCTACGGGACTGACTTCGGATGTCTTGGCTGCTTATCAAGAAGTACCCAATGTATTGCCATACCTTGATCTACCTTTGCAGCATAGTCACCCCGATTTGTTGAAGGCTATGAATCGTCCTTGGCAAATGGATGTGAATTCTTTGCTGCTTGATCAAATTCGTGACCAGTTGCCTGATGCAGTTTTGAGAACCACGTTGATTGTTGGCTTCCCTGGTGAAACGGAGGCTCACTTTGATCACCTTGCTGGTTTTGTAGGGGAGCAATGTTTTGATCATGTCGGTGTTTTTACTTTTTCTGCTGAAGAAGGGACAAAAGCTGCCACTCTTTCTGCTCAAGTTTCTCCTCAAGTTGCACAAGCACGTAAAGATAAAATAATGACTATTCAGCAACCCATCGCTGAAGCAAAGAATCGCAGTTGGGTAGGTCGGACAGTGGATATTTTGGTTGAAAAGGTTAATTCACAATCTGGACAAATGATTGGACGTTGTAGTCGCTTTGCACCTGAAGTGGATGGAGAAGTTTTTTTACAGCCTGGAGTAGGTGAATTTAATGTAAAAGAGGGAATGATGCTTACTGCTTTGATTACTGGTGCTGATGTTTATGACTTAACTGGACATTTAGTGGGTGTAGAAGAAATGGTTAATGCGGCTCGTGATCAAAACTAA
- a CDS encoding vitamin K epoxide reductase family protein: MGTTRLKSRRRQDQGLKWPRITMAILATIGVIDTGSITFNRWGWIGSLSCPGGAEGCDKVLNSPWGSVLLGNGFEIPLSLFGLFSYLAILLMAIVPLLPGLTENKADLSRKTWWGLFLTACVMAVFSLILIWLMIFKIKAFCFFCFVSAFISITIFGLTLIGGGWDDFGELLFRGFILGIAVLLGGLIWASAADPKQSPLVNSLEVGISPAVKTQSTPDSISLAKHLKASGIVQYSAYWCPHCHEQKEMFGKEAVSELKIVECAEDGKNSQRSLCEAKGITGYPSWEINGKLYSGIQQLQDLADLSGYPGTRNF, encoded by the coding sequence ATGGGCACAACACGCCTTAAAAGTCGCAGACGCCAAGACCAGGGATTGAAATGGCCCAGAATCACTATGGCGATTCTGGCAACCATTGGCGTTATTGATACTGGTTCAATCACTTTTAACAGATGGGGCTGGATTGGATCCCTTTCTTGTCCTGGAGGAGCCGAAGGTTGCGACAAAGTTTTAAATAGCCCATGGGGCTCAGTCTTACTTGGGAATGGTTTTGAAATTCCCTTGTCATTATTTGGTTTGTTTAGTTACCTGGCCATACTTTTAATGGCAATAGTGCCTCTATTGCCAGGCCTTACAGAAAATAAAGCAGATCTCTCAAGAAAAACATGGTGGGGCTTGTTTTTAACTGCCTGCGTTATGGCAGTTTTCAGCCTCATTCTTATTTGGTTAATGATCTTCAAGATCAAAGCCTTTTGTTTCTTCTGCTTTGTATCAGCATTTATTTCCATAACTATTTTTGGATTAACTCTAATAGGGGGCGGTTGGGATGATTTTGGAGAACTTCTGTTTCGTGGATTTATCCTTGGAATTGCTGTTCTATTAGGTGGATTGATTTGGGCTTCAGCTGCCGATCCAAAACAATCACCACTCGTCAACAGTCTTGAAGTTGGTATTTCTCCTGCTGTTAAAACCCAAAGCACTCCAGATTCAATTTCGCTAGCAAAGCATCTAAAAGCTTCTGGAATAGTTCAATACAGTGCTTATTGGTGTCCTCATTGTCATGAGCAAAAAGAAATGTTTGGGAAGGAAGCAGTATCAGAATTAAAAATCGTCGAATGTGCAGAAGATGGGAAAAATAGTCAGCGTTCTCTTTGTGAAGCGAAAGGAATTACTGGCTACCCTTCTTGGGAAATAAATGGAAAGCTTTATTCAGGAATTCAACAACTACAAGACTTAGCTGATTTAAGCGGCTATCCAGGCACAAGGAATTTTTAA
- the nadB gene encoding L-aspartate oxidase, which yields MQTSSIPGGPWDVVVIGAGAAGLMSCLELPAHLKVLLLNRNTSRHSSSRWAQGGMAAVTRAEDSFQSHAEDTMKAGAGLCDGDAVRMFVEEAPQCIQRLEKIGMDFDRDCDQLATTLEAAHSFRRVLHVQDRTGRALVEVLEEQVDQRPNLVHRRGVRVTQLWVESNACLGVQILDGPFLRWISARAVVLASGGGGHLFSNTTNPAQACGEGLALAWRAGALIEDLEFVQFHPTALHLDNGPCFLISEALRGEGAVLVDKWGQSPVAHLDGADLAPRDQVSRALVQAMERQMVNHMELDIKSIPPSQVEAHFPSILQRCKELGLDPLKNLIPVAPAAHYWMGGVATNLRAETTLKGLFAVGEIASSGLHGANRLASNSLMECLVFARKMSTIELTDNALTSRNLQETSSIDCSLRLSGIETAESLSKSIQDLRQLCWQEVGVNRSLKGMQKGLNSIRKAADQLVKQPLLQLMHKQAKNLSIRFDETSRRDINLLLDLSNRQLTSSLLFEACIFRCESRGGHFRTDSPKSLPYWKCHSQQKCGQAISTRPVKD from the coding sequence ATGCAAACTAGCTCAATCCCTGGAGGCCCTTGGGATGTAGTTGTCATAGGAGCAGGAGCCGCAGGCTTGATGTCATGCCTTGAGTTGCCTGCTCATTTGAAGGTTTTGCTGCTGAATAGGAATACCAGTAGACATTCTTCGAGTCGGTGGGCACAGGGTGGAATGGCGGCAGTGACTCGTGCTGAGGATAGTTTTCAAAGTCATGCGGAAGACACTATGAAGGCAGGGGCAGGCTTGTGCGATGGAGATGCAGTAAGAATGTTTGTTGAGGAAGCACCTCAATGTATTCAAAGGCTTGAAAAGATCGGGATGGATTTTGATCGTGATTGCGATCAGTTAGCTACAACTCTTGAGGCTGCCCATAGTTTTAGGCGTGTTCTTCATGTGCAGGATCGCACTGGAAGAGCTCTTGTTGAGGTGCTTGAAGAGCAAGTTGATCAACGTCCAAACCTTGTCCATCGTCGAGGCGTGCGAGTTACTCAGTTATGGGTTGAGTCCAACGCTTGTCTTGGTGTTCAAATTCTGGACGGCCCTTTTCTGCGTTGGATTTCAGCCAGGGCAGTTGTTCTGGCTAGTGGCGGAGGGGGGCACTTATTCTCTAATACGACTAACCCTGCACAAGCATGTGGAGAAGGACTTGCTTTGGCCTGGCGTGCTGGTGCGTTGATTGAAGATCTGGAATTTGTTCAGTTTCACCCCACTGCCTTGCATTTAGATAATGGCCCATGCTTTTTAATTTCAGAGGCATTGCGCGGTGAGGGTGCGGTCCTTGTGGACAAATGGGGACAAAGTCCTGTTGCGCACTTGGATGGTGCCGACCTTGCCCCTAGAGATCAAGTTAGTAGAGCACTTGTTCAAGCTATGGAAAGACAAATGGTTAATCATATGGAACTGGATATCAAGTCAATTCCTCCTTCTCAGGTCGAGGCTCATTTCCCTTCAATTCTTCAGCGTTGCAAAGAATTAGGTTTAGACCCCCTAAAAAATCTAATTCCAGTGGCTCCTGCTGCTCACTACTGGATGGGAGGAGTTGCGACTAATTTGCGTGCAGAAACAACACTTAAAGGACTTTTTGCGGTTGGAGAGATTGCTTCTAGTGGCTTGCATGGAGCAAATAGACTTGCAAGTAATTCATTAATGGAATGCCTCGTTTTCGCGAGGAAAATGTCAACTATTGAATTAACGGATAATGCCCTGACTAGTAGGAACTTACAAGAAACCTCTTCTATTGATTGTTCATTACGTTTATCTGGCATAGAAACAGCAGAGTCTTTATCTAAATCAATTCAAGATTTGCGCCAACTTTGTTGGCAAGAAGTTGGCGTTAATCGTTCATTGAAAGGTATGCAAAAGGGTTTGAACTCAATTCGTAAGGCTGCCGACCAATTAGTTAAACAACCATTACTTCAGTTGATGCATAAACAAGCCAAAAATTTATCTATTCGTTTTGATGAAACTTCCCGTAGAGACATTAACTTGCTGTTGGATTTAAGTAATCGCCAACTCACAAGTTCATTATTGTTTGAGGCTTGTATTTTTCGTTGTGAAAGTAGGGGAGGACATTTTAGAACTGATTCCCCTAAATCATTACCTTATTGGAAATGCCACTCTCAGCAAAAGTGTGGTCAAGCTATTTCCACTAGACCAGTTAAGGACTGA
- a CDS encoding DUF3120 domain-containing protein: MPSEFSEGYLTNPRTLQFWASALVVLPVFLQAPWVHFHPISACLFTFVLLGCGFILSRFGGEKWARAASLLVGVSGSWLGGCLFWGWLREYPVMHLPVEAIALPLAFVGLETRWRIGASFYLSCLLGAAFTDLMMLFTGVMHSWPDVVKASLLDAPQLLHETAEQLFKPQSILLLLIAGVVIVLIANLMKERALIHLPSGSAWLVASAALMTTLWVDGLFFLTALIHPTFSGLI; the protein is encoded by the coding sequence GTGCCTTCAGAATTTTCAGAAGGTTATCTAACCAATCCTAGGACTTTGCAATTTTGGGCAAGTGCTTTGGTTGTGCTTCCAGTTTTCTTGCAGGCTCCATGGGTGCATTTTCATCCAATTTCAGCTTGCTTGTTTACTTTTGTACTTTTAGGTTGTGGATTTATACTTTCACGCTTTGGAGGTGAAAAATGGGCTAGGGCCGCTTCACTTTTGGTTGGTGTTAGTGGAAGCTGGTTAGGAGGTTGTTTGTTTTGGGGCTGGTTGCGTGAATATCCTGTAATGCATCTGCCGGTAGAAGCAATAGCTTTACCTTTGGCTTTTGTCGGCCTTGAGACGCGATGGCGAATTGGAGCAAGTTTTTATTTGTCTTGCTTACTTGGAGCTGCTTTTACTGATCTCATGATGTTGTTCACAGGAGTAATGCATTCTTGGCCAGATGTTGTAAAAGCTTCTTTGTTAGATGCTCCTCAGTTACTTCATGAAACAGCTGAGCAGCTTTTTAAACCTCAATCAATTCTCCTGTTATTAATTGCTGGAGTGGTTATAGTTCTGATCGCAAATCTGATGAAAGAGAGGGCACTGATACATTTACCTTCAGGAAGTGCATGGCTAGTTGCTAGCGCAGCCTTGATGACAACTCTTTGGGTTGATGGCCTCTTTTTTTTAACAGCACTTATCCATCCAACGTTTAGTGGATTGATTTAG
- a CDS encoding undecaprenyl-diphosphate phosphatase, with translation MPEIANNNELLEACFKYLILGMVQGLTEFLPISSTAHLKVVPMMLGWTDPGLSITAVIQLGSILAVITYFRNDLKEVLKGISLACTNDQWREKKARLGIAICTGTLPILLTGMSIKLFWSDFENSLFRSIPFIALISIFMAFLLAIAEKLGDQSKQLEKISGQDGLVIGIGQIFSIIPGVSRSGITLTTALLHGWKREDAARFSFLIGIPAISLAGAAELKNTFHAIQLTNEFLPLIIGISSATVVSWIVIDWLLKYLQKNSTWIFVIYRLIFGITLLLRWWVIRSS, from the coding sequence ATGCCTGAAATCGCAAATAACAATGAGCTGCTTGAGGCTTGCTTTAAATATTTGATACTTGGCATGGTACAGGGACTAACTGAATTTTTACCTATCAGCAGTACTGCCCACCTTAAAGTTGTCCCAATGATGTTGGGTTGGACAGATCCAGGGCTCTCTATCACGGCAGTAATCCAATTAGGAAGCATATTGGCGGTCATCACTTACTTCAGGAATGATCTTAAGGAGGTACTCAAGGGCATTAGCTTGGCTTGCACAAATGACCAATGGAGAGAAAAAAAAGCACGCTTAGGAATTGCAATTTGCACTGGGACTCTTCCGATTCTTTTGACAGGAATGTCAATAAAGCTTTTCTGGAGTGACTTTGAAAATTCTTTGTTCCGCAGCATCCCTTTTATTGCCTTAATTTCTATTTTCATGGCATTTTTGCTTGCTATAGCGGAAAAACTAGGGGATCAAAGCAAACAGCTAGAAAAGATATCTGGCCAAGATGGATTAGTCATTGGTATTGGCCAAATATTTTCCATCATCCCGGGTGTTTCTCGTTCTGGCATCACATTAACAACTGCTTTACTACATGGTTGGAAGCGAGAAGATGCTGCAAGATTTTCCTTTTTAATTGGTATCCCTGCTATTAGTTTGGCGGGTGCAGCAGAACTAAAAAATACATTTCATGCTATCCAATTAACTAATGAGTTTCTTCCTCTAATTATTGGTATCTCTTCAGCAACAGTTGTCTCATGGATTGTAATTGACTGGCTTCTAAAATACCTTCAAAAAAATAGCACTTGGATATTTGTTATCTATAGATTGATATTTGGCATAACCTTGCTGTTGAGATGGTGGGTAATAAGATCAAGCTGA
- a CDS encoding TIGR03279 family radical SAM protein — protein sequence MWNKSSVDVAVSELKKESTASFPKPAVVKSIAPGSIGEELGFEPGDQLLKINGVRPRDLIDYRFLTVEEELHLEIMDSAGTIHYVDLEKEADDSLGLTFTEALFDGLRQCNNQCPFCFIDQQPPGHRDSLYLKDDDYRLSFLYGSYLTLTNLKDSDWKRIESQRLSPLYVSVHATQPELRAQLLHNSRAGLLMQQLDWFAQRNLQIHAQVVICPGLNDGKALDNTLQDLAIHAKGDWPVVLSTAIVPVGLTRFRPQNDGLIPIDTKCARQVIAQVELLQKKFKKTIGSNFAWLSDEWYLIAQKPLPARSAYEDLPQQENGVGSIRAFLENMDIATANLPSKIQKPKKCSWVVGRLVEKALIAASNKLNEVEGLTLHIFGLPSAYWGQDQVVTGLLTGADLIEGLKNKDLGEQLLLPSVMLKHGEDVFLDDMSLKELCETLQVPIRIVHGADDIVAAAIED from the coding sequence GTGTGGAATAAATCTTCCGTCGATGTTGCGGTGTCAGAACTAAAAAAGGAGTCTACAGCTAGCTTTCCAAAGCCTGCTGTGGTGAAATCAATTGCACCTGGTTCAATCGGAGAAGAATTAGGATTTGAACCAGGTGATCAACTTCTAAAAATTAACGGTGTGAGGCCGCGGGACCTTATCGATTATCGATTTCTGACTGTTGAAGAAGAACTACACCTTGAAATAATGGATTCTGCAGGAACTATCCACTATGTTGATCTTGAAAAAGAGGCTGATGACAGTCTTGGCTTAACTTTTACTGAAGCATTATTTGATGGATTACGTCAATGCAATAATCAATGTCCATTTTGCTTTATTGATCAACAACCTCCAGGGCATCGTGACAGTCTCTACCTAAAAGATGATGACTATAGGCTTAGTTTCCTGTATGGTTCATACCTCACACTTACTAATCTCAAAGACTCAGATTGGAAAAGAATTGAATCACAACGTCTATCTCCTCTATATGTATCTGTTCATGCAACCCAACCTGAACTAAGGGCGCAATTACTGCACAATTCCCGAGCAGGGCTGCTTATGCAACAGCTAGATTGGTTTGCCCAACGTAACCTACAAATACATGCACAAGTAGTAATTTGCCCTGGTCTTAATGATGGCAAAGCCTTAGATAACACACTGCAAGATCTTGCGATCCATGCCAAAGGTGATTGGCCTGTTGTTCTTTCAACAGCCATAGTGCCAGTTGGGTTAACACGTTTTCGTCCACAAAATGATGGATTAATTCCTATCGACACGAAATGTGCTCGCCAAGTTATCGCTCAAGTAGAGCTACTACAAAAAAAATTCAAAAAAACTATTGGATCAAATTTTGCCTGGCTTTCCGATGAATGGTATCTAATTGCTCAAAAACCTCTCCCAGCCCGTAGTGCTTACGAAGATCTGCCTCAACAAGAAAATGGTGTAGGGAGCATCAGAGCATTTTTAGAAAATATGGATATTGCTACTGCGAACCTTCCAAGCAAGATTCAAAAGCCAAAAAAATGTAGTTGGGTTGTGGGCCGACTTGTAGAAAAAGCATTAATTGCTGCTTCGAACAAACTTAATGAAGTGGAAGGTTTGACACTGCACATATTTGGTCTCCCAAGCGCATATTGGGGCCAAGATCAAGTGGTCACAGGTTTACTAACAGGCGCAGACCTCATCGAGGGATTAAAAAACAAAGATCTTGGAGAGCAGCTATTACTACCATCTGTAATGCTGAAACACGGTGAGGATGTTTTCCTAGATGACATGTCCTTAAAAGAACTTTGTGAAACACTTCAAGTACCAATCAGAATTGTGCATGGAGCAGATGACATCGTGGCTGCAGCAATAGAAGATTGA